The following are encoded in a window of Kitasatospora sp. NBC_01250 genomic DNA:
- a CDS encoding MFS transporter, with amino-acid sequence MLASYRQLFARPGALAFTCYGLIGRLSFSMLGVSLLTAIVQRRHSYALAGAVSAAGLVGVAVGLPLLGRLVDRYGQRRVSIPAALCSAVPRTALPFLLHGGAPDWTLFAAATTASVAPNLGGMSRARWAHLYGAEPALLHRANALEQALDELCYLAGPVLGVLLCTTLFPEAGLLAISGLATAGGLLFAAQRRTEPPVAPAPDRGTSAPLRAPGVPALVVAFFGTGLVFGSLEITTVAWTGAHGQRWATGLLLGLLAAGSGVSGLVFGLRPESADPVRRLLLSLAAMSALLLLPLTAAACGTGPGVLALVLFTTGTGTAPTMVSGMTLLQRMLPAAALNEGMALVVSGIVTGISAGSALGGLLVQHAPGARGFGLPAAAAVLALLTALLGTRRLRISVAAVGNAS; translated from the coding sequence GTGCTCGCCTCCTACCGCCAGCTGTTCGCCCGGCCCGGCGCCCTCGCCTTCACCTGCTACGGCCTGATCGGCCGCCTCTCCTTCTCGATGCTGGGCGTCAGCCTGCTCACCGCGATCGTCCAGCGACGCCACTCCTACGCCCTGGCCGGCGCCGTCTCGGCCGCGGGGCTGGTCGGCGTGGCGGTCGGCCTCCCGCTGCTCGGCCGCCTGGTCGACCGCTACGGGCAGCGCCGGGTCTCGATACCCGCCGCGCTCTGCTCCGCCGTCCCGCGCACCGCCCTGCCGTTCCTGCTGCACGGCGGCGCCCCCGACTGGACGCTCTTCGCCGCCGCCACCACCGCCTCGGTGGCGCCCAACCTCGGCGGCATGAGCCGGGCCCGCTGGGCCCACCTGTACGGCGCGGAGCCGGCCCTGCTGCACCGCGCCAACGCGCTGGAGCAGGCACTGGACGAGCTGTGCTACCTGGCCGGCCCGGTGCTCGGCGTCCTGCTCTGCACCACCCTCTTCCCGGAGGCCGGACTGCTGGCGATCAGCGGGCTCGCCACCGCCGGCGGGCTGCTCTTCGCCGCCCAGCGCCGCACCGAACCCCCGGTCGCACCGGCGCCGGACCGCGGCACCTCAGCGCCGCTGCGGGCACCCGGCGTACCCGCCCTGGTGGTCGCCTTCTTCGGCACCGGCCTGGTCTTCGGCTCGCTGGAGATCACCACGGTGGCCTGGACCGGGGCGCACGGCCAGCGCTGGGCGACCGGCCTGCTGCTCGGCCTGCTGGCCGCCGGCTCCGGCGTGTCGGGCCTGGTGTTCGGGCTGCGTCCCGAGTCCGCCGACCCGGTGCGCCGCCTGCTGCTCAGCCTCGCCGCGATGAGCGCCCTGCTCCTGCTGCCGCTCACCGCGGCCGCCTGCGGCACCGGCCCCGGGGTGCTGGCCCTCGTGCTCTTCACCACCGGCACCGGCACCGCGCCCACCATGGTCAGCGGCATGACGCTCCTCCAGCGGATGCTGCCCGCCGCCGCGCTGAACGAGGGCATGGCACTGGTGGTCTCCGGCATCGTGACCGGCATCTCGGCGGGCTCGGCCCTCGGCGGCCTGCTCGTCCAGCACGCCCCGGGCGCCCGCGGCTTCGGCCTGCCCGCCGCAGCCGCGGTGCTGGCCCTGCTGACCGCCCTGCTCGGCACCCGCCGGCTGCGAATCTCCGTGGCCGCTGTCGGCAACGCCTCGTAG
- a CDS encoding macro domain-containing protein, whose translation MGSEIRYLRGDATSPQAKGPKIIAHLCNDRGGWGKGFVLALSRRWPEPEAAYRRWHRERARNDFGLGAVQLVQVERDVWVANLVGQHGTRTSRSAGAPVRYEAIDTALDRLAAPALALGASVHLPRIGCGLAGGRWERVEPLLTARLVDRGIAVTVYDHD comes from the coding sequence ATGGGGAGCGAGATCAGATACCTGCGCGGGGACGCGACCAGCCCGCAGGCCAAGGGGCCCAAGATCATCGCGCATCTCTGCAACGACCGGGGCGGCTGGGGCAAGGGCTTCGTCCTGGCGCTCTCCCGCCGCTGGCCCGAACCCGAGGCCGCCTACCGGCGCTGGCACCGCGAGCGGGCCCGGAACGACTTCGGCCTCGGCGCCGTGCAACTGGTCCAGGTCGAGCGCGACGTCTGGGTGGCCAACCTGGTCGGCCAGCACGGCACCCGGACCAGCCGCAGCGCCGGGGCGCCGGTGCGCTACGAGGCGATCGACACCGCACTCGACCGGCTGGCCGCACCCGCGCTGGCGCTGGGCGCCTCGGTGCACCTGCCGCGGATCGGCTGCGGGCTGGCGGGCGGACGCTGGGAGCGGGTCGAGCCGCTGCTGACGGCCCGGCTGGTGGATCGCGGCATCGCGGTCACCGTCTACGACCACGACTGA
- a CDS encoding GNAT family N-acetyltransferase, giving the protein MTDSSATSRSGPPDAPDPADLSIRLGGPADAAAVARLHAESWRTAYAGIVPAAALADGLAEQRGELWELRLTVDYGEPAATPALLLAERAGGDLVGFGYLVPEPDGPVLLDNLHVRPGLTGAGIGAVLLDAARAWTARTHPGAPLRLEVLRDNHRAVAFYERCGGERTREGWTDFPGAGELPEYEYTWARP; this is encoded by the coding sequence ATGACCGACAGCAGCGCGACTTCGAGGTCCGGCCCACCCGACGCGCCGGACCCGGCGGACCTCTCGATCCGCCTGGGCGGCCCCGCCGACGCGGCGGCCGTGGCCCGGCTGCACGCCGAGAGCTGGCGCACGGCGTACGCGGGGATCGTGCCGGCGGCGGCGCTGGCGGACGGGCTGGCCGAGCAGCGCGGCGAACTCTGGGAGCTGCGGCTCACGGTCGACTACGGGGAGCCGGCCGCCACGCCCGCGCTGCTGCTGGCCGAGCGGGCCGGCGGCGACCTGGTCGGTTTCGGCTACCTGGTCCCGGAGCCGGACGGGCCGGTGCTGCTGGACAACCTGCATGTGCGCCCGGGGCTGACCGGAGCCGGGATCGGCGCCGTGCTGCTGGATGCCGCCCGCGCGTGGACGGCCCGGACGCATCCCGGTGCGCCGCTCCGCCTGGAGGTGCTGCGCGACAACCACCGCGCGGTCGCCTTCTACGAGCGCTGCGGCGGCGAGCGCACCAGGGAGGGCTGGACCGACTTCCCGGGCGCCGGCGAGCTGCCCGAGTACGAGTACACCTGGGCGCGGCCGTAG
- a CDS encoding thiol-disulfide oxidoreductase DCC family protein, translated as MATPPPLPASPSDPPPVGLLTVLHDPHCGLCRHLTAWLRRQPQLVPLRFLPVASYAARRYFPGLDHHASLGELTVVADTGEVWRGAEAFVACLWALTRHRELSLRLSTPAGLPLARTAAFVASRYRSATGAGLLPPDDGSGLPPDGPSDQRDATAEPGAQGTPGPAGALDPSWPPPCPESGCTLHG; from the coding sequence ATGGCGACGCCACCTCCGCTCCCCGCGAGCCCGTCGGACCCGCCCCCGGTCGGCCTGCTCACCGTGCTGCACGATCCGCACTGCGGGCTCTGCCGCCACCTGACCGCCTGGCTGCGCAGGCAGCCCCAGCTGGTGCCGCTGCGCTTCCTGCCGGTGGCCTCCTACGCGGCCCGGCGGTACTTCCCGGGCCTGGACCACCATGCATCGCTCGGCGAACTCACCGTGGTCGCGGACACCGGCGAGGTCTGGCGCGGGGCGGAAGCCTTCGTCGCCTGCCTCTGGGCACTGACCCGCCACCGGGAACTCTCGCTGCGCCTGAGCACCCCGGCCGGCCTGCCGCTGGCGCGCACGGCGGCCTTCGTCGCCAGCCGGTACCGCTCGGCGACCGGAGCGGGCCTGCTGCCGCCGGACGACGGGTCGGGGCTGCCGCCGGACGGTCCTTCGGACCAGCGGGACGCCACGGCGGAACCGGGCGCACAGGGGACGCCCGGTCCCGCCGGCGCCCTGGATCCGAGCTGGCCGCCGCCCTGCCCCGAGAGCGGCTGCACCCTCCACGGCTAG
- a CDS encoding TetR/AcrR family transcriptional regulator — protein MDDARTPADPPADTAAAPAGEPAPPAGAEPGPADAKGRPKTAKSEQTRALILETAMRLFQERGYDKTTMRAIAAEAGVSVGNAYYYYEGKEFLIQGFYDRMTREHAVEARARMAGTTDFAERLRVAIEAWVDCAAPYHEFAAQFFRTAADPESALSPFSNDSHPARETAVQIFREVLDGSDLGPKIDPELDELLPDLLWLHLMVVVLYWVFDRTEDTERTRAFVQRCAPFVAKIVSLSRYRVFRPLVRDAVGMVEDFVLPTIGRTASTRSPAAPARKRRRRD, from the coding sequence GTGGACGACGCAAGGACCCCAGCCGACCCGCCGGCCGACACGGCAGCCGCCCCGGCCGGCGAGCCGGCCCCACCGGCCGGCGCCGAGCCCGGGCCGGCCGACGCCAAGGGCCGCCCGAAGACCGCGAAGAGCGAGCAGACCCGCGCGCTCATCCTGGAGACCGCGATGCGGCTCTTCCAGGAGCGCGGCTACGACAAGACCACCATGCGCGCCATCGCCGCCGAGGCGGGCGTCTCGGTCGGCAACGCGTACTACTACTACGAGGGCAAAGAGTTCCTCATCCAGGGCTTCTACGACCGGATGACGCGCGAGCACGCGGTCGAGGCCCGGGCCCGGATGGCCGGGACGACGGACTTCGCCGAGCGCCTGCGGGTCGCCATCGAGGCCTGGGTGGACTGCGCGGCGCCGTACCACGAGTTCGCCGCGCAGTTCTTCCGCACGGCGGCCGACCCGGAAAGCGCGCTGAGCCCGTTCTCGAACGATTCCCACCCCGCGCGGGAGACGGCGGTGCAGATCTTCCGCGAGGTGCTGGACGGCTCGGACCTCGGCCCGAAGATCGACCCCGAGCTGGACGAGCTGCTGCCCGACCTGCTCTGGCTGCACCTGATGGTCGTGGTCCTCTACTGGGTCTTCGACCGGACCGAGGACACCGAGCGCACCCGGGCCTTCGTGCAGCGCTGCGCCCCCTTCGTCGCCAAGATCGTCAGCCTCTCCCGCTACCGGGTCTTCCGCCCGCTGGTCCGTGACGCGGTCGGCATGGTCGAGGACTTCGTGCTGCCGACCATAGGCAGGACGGCCAGCACCCGGTCACCTGCCGCACCGGCCCGCAAGCGCAGGCGCAGGGACTGA
- a CDS encoding GNAT family N-acetyltransferase: protein MRTSTADGTAAPVDEIEIRTITEDDLEAWGSAVTVGFLRPGLPGVPEYRRLRHFAGRTQGAYDGDRCVATFRSMPYELTLPGGRLLPVSAITGVTVTQTHRRRGLLSRMMDNELASARERGEAVAILIAAEYNIYGRFGFGPATRTHGWRVDLRRAGGLRADLPTADEFGDVPAAGRIDLVSMDELGRLGRELHDRWRLGQPGAINRDQAHWGLLTGSTTIPGQDWKEPFAVVHRDAGGAVTGLAVYRVEDKWVANNPECTLVVEDFLALDRPTAVSLWRYLCSVDWVGTLVVNNIAPDDPLPFYFKDPRAVRQHEDSSDFMWLRVLDVPAAFAPRRLAGAGRVVLEVSDPAGYAAGRWALVSDADGTGRAEPTGDRADLALDARALGSLYLGAESAARLAAAGLVEEVHPGAAFALDRLLGTPLRAWNPDSF, encoded by the coding sequence ATGAGGACCAGCACCGCCGACGGCACCGCCGCGCCCGTGGACGAGATCGAGATCCGGACCATCACCGAGGACGACCTGGAGGCCTGGGGCTCCGCGGTGACCGTCGGGTTCCTGCGGCCCGGGCTGCCGGGGGTGCCCGAGTACCGCCGGCTGCGGCACTTCGCCGGGCGCACCCAGGGCGCCTACGACGGGGACCGCTGCGTTGCCACCTTCCGCAGCATGCCGTACGAACTGACGCTGCCCGGTGGCCGGTTGCTGCCGGTCTCGGCGATCACCGGGGTGACCGTCACCCAGACCCACCGCCGCCGCGGACTGCTCAGCCGGATGATGGACAACGAGCTGGCGTCCGCCCGCGAGCGCGGGGAGGCGGTGGCGATCCTGATCGCCGCCGAGTACAACATCTACGGCCGGTTCGGCTTCGGTCCGGCCACCCGCACGCACGGCTGGCGGGTGGACCTGCGGCGGGCCGGTGGCCTGCGCGCCGACCTGCCCACCGCGGACGAGTTCGGCGACGTACCGGCTGCCGGTCGGATCGACCTGGTCAGCATGGACGAACTGGGCAGGCTCGGGCGGGAGTTGCACGACCGGTGGCGTCTCGGCCAGCCCGGCGCGATCAACCGTGACCAGGCCCACTGGGGCCTGCTCACGGGCTCGACGACGATACCCGGCCAGGACTGGAAGGAGCCCTTCGCGGTGGTGCACCGGGACGCCGGCGGCGCCGTCACCGGGCTCGCGGTCTACCGGGTGGAGGACAAGTGGGTCGCCAACAACCCCGAATGCACCCTGGTGGTGGAGGACTTCCTCGCGCTCGACCGGCCGACCGCGGTGAGCCTGTGGCGCTACCTCTGCTCGGTGGACTGGGTCGGCACGCTGGTGGTGAACAACATCGCCCCCGACGACCCGCTGCCGTTCTACTTCAAGGACCCGCGCGCGGTGCGGCAGCACGAGGACAGCAGCGACTTCATGTGGCTGCGGGTGCTGGACGTGCCGGCGGCCTTCGCGCCCCGCCGACTGGCCGGGGCGGGGCGGGTGGTCCTGGAGGTCAGCGACCCGGCCGGGTACGCCGCGGGCCGCTGGGCGCTCGTCTCGGACGCCGACGGCACGGGCCGGGCCGAACCGACCGGTGACCGGGCGGACCTCGCCCTCGACGCCAGGGCGCTCGGCTCGCTCTACCTCGGCGCCGAGAGCGCCGCCCGCCTCGCGGCGGCGGGGCTGGTCGAGGAAGTGCACCCGGGAGCCGCGTTCGCCCTGGACCGGCTGCTCGGCACGCCGCTCAGGGCCTGGAATCCGGACAGCTTCTGA
- a CDS encoding MFS transporter, with amino-acid sequence MTTEIAASPTVRSPEADPSARSRLAFAGIAIGNLLVLLDTSVLNVAVPDLQRSLHPSAAALPWAVDAYTVVFAGLLLTAGVFADRWGARRVYVGALGAFAALSALCAAAPGVGLLIAGRALLGAAGAGLVPASLALLIALNPDPVRRTRAIGAWAAVGGLGAAVGPVLGGGLVELGGWRLVFLINPPIALAAVALARRLPAAPVRSARALDRPGLLLSTGSLGALTFGLVEAGIQGWGSPQAWIPIGLALLGLVALAVVERRVAAPLLPSALLALPRVRAALLAAAVSCFGYFGGMYLIDVWLQHGQGRSPLGAGLASLPLTFPVCVMPFFTGRLVARYGARPVLLAGMSATALAGVLLARCGGHPPFPLFVAAELALAVAGTLAIPGAAAEMAVAAPPEFAATGQGALNGIRQSGSALGVAVLGTLGTLPGAGYVLIVLGGLAVLLIAGSTARGRR; translated from the coding sequence ATGACCACCGAGATCGCCGCCAGCCCCACCGTCCGTTCACCCGAGGCAGATCCGTCGGCCCGCTCGCGCCTGGCCTTCGCCGGCATCGCGATCGGCAACCTGCTCGTCCTGCTCGACACCTCGGTCCTCAACGTCGCCGTACCCGACCTGCAGCGCTCGCTGCACCCGTCCGCCGCCGCGCTGCCCTGGGCCGTCGACGCCTACACCGTCGTCTTCGCCGGACTGCTGCTCACCGCCGGGGTGTTCGCCGACCGCTGGGGCGCCCGCCGGGTCTACGTCGGCGCGCTCGGCGCCTTCGCCGCGCTGTCCGCGCTGTGCGCCGCCGCGCCCGGCGTCGGCCTGCTGATCGCCGGGCGGGCGCTGCTCGGTGCGGCCGGCGCGGGGCTGGTACCGGCCTCGCTCGCGCTGCTCATCGCGCTCAACCCGGACCCCGTGCGCCGCACCCGCGCCATCGGTGCCTGGGCCGCGGTGGGCGGCCTGGGCGCGGCCGTCGGGCCGGTACTGGGCGGCGGCCTGGTCGAACTCGGCGGCTGGCGGCTGGTGTTCCTGATCAACCCGCCGATCGCGCTGGCCGCCGTGGCGCTGGCCCGCCGGCTGCCGGCCGCCCCCGTCCGGTCCGCCCGGGCGCTGGACCGTCCCGGGCTGCTGCTGTCCACCGGCTCGCTCGGTGCGCTCACCTTCGGCCTGGTGGAGGCCGGTATCCAGGGCTGGGGTTCGCCGCAGGCCTGGATACCGATCGGGCTCGCGCTGCTCGGCCTCGTCGCGCTGGCGGTGGTGGAACGCCGGGTCGCCGCCCCGCTGCTGCCGTCCGCGCTGCTCGCACTCCCGCGGGTGCGGGCCGCGCTGCTGGCCGCCGCGGTCTCCTGCTTCGGCTACTTCGGCGGGATGTACCTGATCGACGTCTGGCTCCAGCACGGGCAGGGGCGCTCCCCGCTCGGGGCGGGGCTGGCGTCGCTGCCGTTGACCTTCCCGGTCTGCGTGATGCCGTTCTTCACCGGCCGTCTGGTCGCCAGGTACGGTGCCCGCCCGGTGCTGCTGGCCGGGATGTCCGCCACCGCACTGGCCGGTGTGCTGCTGGCCCGCTGCGGTGGGCACCCGCCCTTCCCGCTGTTCGTCGCGGCCGAACTCGCGCTCGCCGTGGCGGGGACCCTCGCGATCCCCGGTGCCGCCGCCGAGATGGCCGTCGCCGCGCCGCCGGAGTTCGCGGCCACCGGCCAGGGAGCGCTCAACGGGATCCGGCAGTCGGGTTCGGCGCTCGGCGTCGCGGTGCTGGGCACCCTGGGCACGCTGCCGGGCGCCGGGTACGTGCTGATCGTCCTCGGGGGACTGGCGGTGCTGCTGATCGCGGGCAGCACCGCACGGGGGCGGCGGTGA